DNA sequence from the Patescibacteria group bacterium genome:
ACATCCTAGCAACTGACCGGATCAGTATTTTCGACATCGTCCTGAATGCGCGCATTCACATGAAGGGGGCGGTGCTGACGGCGATGACTGTTTACTGGCTCACCAATGTTTTTCATGATATTCCCCACCACCTGGTTGACTACGGTGCCAACGTCGGCGCCTATCTGCCCGCAAAGCTGGTAAGCTCCCTGAGTGACAAAGAGCGTTTTTACATCATGAAGCACATGCTTGTGGTCAAAAAGACTGAAGTCTTGAAAGTTGAGGCCATCGTGCGTGGATTCCTGACTGGCTCCGGATTGAAAGACTACAAAAAATCCGGCATGATCTGCGGGATTGAATTGCCAACAGGATTGGTCGATGGAAGTAGGCTTCCTGATGTTGAATTCACACCCTCCACTAAAGCGGATTACGGAGAACATGACGAGAACATCTCTTTTGATAAGGCCATCGAGATAATCGGCGAAGGCGCGGCAATCTTCGTTCGTGACAAATCGAAAGATCTCTATATTAGG
Encoded proteins:
- a CDS encoding phosphoribosylaminoimidazolesuccinocarboxamide synthase; the protein is MAEEKGKKVKYEGAASYDDIIRRFEACGLVHVNTGKTRETFINPDFPDLLYILATDRISIFDIVLNARIHMKGAVLTAMTVYWLTNVFHDIPHHLVDYGANVGAYLPAKLVSSLSDKERFYIMKHMLVVKKTEVLKVEAIVRGFLTGSGLKDYKKSGMICGIELPTGLVDGSRLPDVEFTPSTKADYGEHDENISFDKAIEIIGEGAAIFVRDKSKDLYIRARDLAKDAGIIIADTKFELGVDKNGNIILIDEVLTPDSSRYWPEEQWLIAMAEGKTPPSLDKQLVRDAGAAAGVKDNHDWIPPIGLLKETSERYQQIFKRLVGKPLGQFWRENMGIMG